In a single window of the Natronosalvus caseinilyticus genome:
- a CDS encoding universal stress protein, giving the protein MHVLLGLDGSDESVKTLETTIERVTEVGDDLLVAVLDKPEADRTVEEMHELAQERLVAAGIDAEIRTLEGDPGSSLVALAEREDVDQLVIGGGTRSPMGKVRLGPITEFVLLNATMTVKLVR; this is encoded by the coding sequence ATGCACGTCCTGCTGGGACTCGACGGAAGCGACGAGTCGGTGAAGACGCTCGAGACGACGATCGAGCGCGTCACCGAGGTGGGCGACGACCTGCTCGTCGCCGTCCTCGACAAGCCGGAGGCGGACCGAACGGTCGAGGAGATGCACGAGCTGGCCCAGGAACGACTCGTGGCGGCCGGGATCGACGCCGAAATCCGGACGCTCGAGGGCGATCCCGGGAGCTCGCTGGTCGCCCTGGCCGAGCGCGAGGACGTCGACCAGCTGGTGATCGGCGGCGGGACCAGGAGTCCGATGGGGAAAGTTCGCCTCGGGCCGATCACCGAGTTCGTCCTGTTGAACGCGACGATGACCGTCAAACTCGTTCGATAA
- a CDS encoding metal-dependent hydrolase, whose protein sequence is MWPLGHAALAYLLYSLWTRRHPARVPSAVAVVCVLVGSQFPDLIDKPLAWYATMLPTGRSLAHSLLFVLPVSLAVFAIASRYDRPTYAVAFAIGAFSHLLADTVPALWGAEAFGYLLWPVVPVEPYEEGPPSILELFSSSLGDPYFLLEFVLAAAALVVWRADGYPGLDLVTDWLGWASDEREHPSR, encoded by the coding sequence ATGTGGCCACTCGGACACGCCGCCCTCGCTTACCTCCTGTACTCGCTCTGGACGCGCCGTCACCCGGCGCGGGTCCCGAGCGCGGTGGCGGTCGTCTGCGTCCTCGTCGGCAGCCAGTTTCCCGACCTGATCGACAAACCGCTCGCCTGGTACGCGACGATGCTTCCGACGGGCCGATCGCTGGCACACTCCCTGCTGTTCGTGCTCCCGGTTTCGCTCGCCGTCTTCGCCATTGCGAGCCGGTACGACCGTCCGACCTACGCGGTCGCCTTCGCTATCGGCGCGTTTTCACACCTCCTCGCCGACACCGTGCCAGCGCTCTGGGGCGCCGAAGCATTCGGGTATCTGTTGTGGCCGGTCGTCCCGGTCGAGCCATACGAGGAGGGCCCACCGAGCATCCTCGAGCTGTTTTCCAGCTCCCTGGGCGACCCCTACTTCCTGCTCGAGTTCGTGCTCGCTGCGGCGGCCCTGGTCGTCTGGCGCGCGGACGGCTATCCGGGACTCGACCTCGTGACGGACTGGCTCGGATGGGCTTCCGACGAGCGCGAACACCCCTCGCGCTGA
- a CDS encoding metallophosphoesterase produces the protein MLAIFSDTHSTGGHNLEGAALEAAREADAVIHAGDFTNVGVLEAFRSLCPVFYPVHGNADDATVTEQLPPVRIVDCEGIRIAVTHRRDGGDVGLAMFGRSREADVVVSGHTHRPSVVDAEGVLLLNPGSHAQPRGNRPGFATLERDEDETVRGELREPDGTLLESFALESE, from the coding sequence ATGCTCGCTATCTTCTCCGACACGCACAGCACCGGCGGTCACAACCTCGAGGGCGCGGCGCTCGAGGCCGCCCGCGAGGCCGACGCCGTGATCCACGCCGGCGACTTCACCAACGTTGGGGTTCTCGAGGCGTTTCGCTCGCTCTGCCCCGTCTTCTATCCCGTCCACGGCAACGCCGACGACGCGACCGTCACCGAACAGCTACCGCCCGTTCGAATCGTCGACTGTGAAGGAATCCGGATCGCGGTCACGCACCGACGCGACGGCGGCGACGTCGGCCTGGCGATGTTCGGCCGCTCACGCGAGGCGGACGTCGTCGTCTCGGGACACACCCACCGCCCGTCGGTGGTCGACGCGGAGGGCGTCCTGTTGCTCAATCCCGGAAGCCACGCTCAGCCACGCGGAAACCGGCCGGGGTTCGCGACGCTCGAGCGAGACGAGGACGAGACGGTTCGTGGCGAACTTCGAGAGCCGGATGGTACGTTACTCGAGTCGTTCGCGCTCGAGTCGGAGTGA
- the ltaE gene encoding low-specificity L-threonine aldolase, protein MIDLRSDTVTKPDDAMRDAARDADVGDDVYGEDPTVNELEERAADLVGKEAALYVPTGTMGNQIAVREHTERGQEVLADRESHVVKWELGGMAQHAAVQVRMVDGERGVPSADQVEAGYVAEDLHRPGTGLLCLENTHNARGGLAIEPVRIAEAAEAARERDVAVHLDGARVFNAATALDVDVTDVTRHVDSVMFCLSKGLGAPVGSMLAGDADFVERARRTRKLFGGGMRQAGIIADPGLQALENVDDLEADHDNARLLASGLDDVAGLSAPEPETNIVVVDVTGTGLDVESVLERLREHDVLATAFGPTTIRCCTHRDVSREDVERAVEQVAGALV, encoded by the coding sequence ATGATCGATCTGCGCTCGGACACGGTCACGAAACCCGACGACGCGATGCGCGACGCCGCCCGCGACGCCGACGTCGGCGACGACGTCTACGGCGAAGACCCCACGGTGAACGAACTCGAGGAGCGCGCCGCCGACCTCGTTGGCAAGGAGGCGGCCCTCTACGTGCCGACGGGGACGATGGGCAACCAGATTGCCGTCCGCGAACACACCGAGCGTGGCCAGGAGGTACTCGCCGACCGGGAGAGCCACGTCGTCAAGTGGGAACTCGGCGGGATGGCCCAGCACGCCGCCGTCCAGGTGCGGATGGTCGACGGCGAGCGCGGCGTTCCCTCAGCCGACCAGGTCGAGGCGGGCTACGTCGCGGAGGACCTCCATCGCCCCGGAACCGGGCTACTCTGCCTCGAGAACACCCACAACGCGCGCGGGGGACTGGCCATCGAACCGGTCCGGATCGCCGAGGCTGCCGAGGCCGCCCGCGAGCGCGACGTCGCGGTTCACCTCGACGGCGCGCGCGTGTTCAACGCTGCGACGGCCCTCGACGTCGACGTCACCGACGTCACTCGGCACGTCGACTCCGTGATGTTCTGTCTCTCCAAGGGGCTCGGCGCCCCCGTCGGCTCGATGCTCGCCGGCGACGCCGACTTCGTCGAGCGCGCGCGCCGAACGCGAAAACTCTTCGGCGGCGGAATGCGCCAGGCCGGAATCATCGCGGATCCCGGCCTGCAGGCCCTCGAGAACGTCGACGACCTCGAGGCCGACCACGACAACGCCCGCCTCCTGGCGTCGGGGCTGGACGACGTTGCGGGCCTGTCGGCGCCCGAACCGGAGACCAATATCGTCGTCGTCGACGTCACCGGGACGGGACTGGACGTCGAGAGCGTCCTCGAGCGCCTGCGCGAGCACGACGTGCTGGCGACCGCGTTCGGGCCGACGACGATTCGGTGCTGTACCCATCGAGACGTCTCGCGCGAGGACGTCGAGCGAGCGGTCGAACAGGTTGCCGGGGCGCTCGTCTAG